A single window of Pontibacillus chungwhensis DNA harbors:
- a CDS encoding SDR family oxidoreductase, giving the protein MVKGRVAVVTGASGGFGSLTTMNLAKQGYVVLAAMRNMEKVSVFDSYQNEKWYKQIIPVPLDVAKEESIRDFKYYIEKVGRCDVLVNNAGYALGGFSEEIKIEEYRDQFETNVFGVMGITQAVLPTMRRQGFGKIINVSSISGVFGFPGLSPYVSSKYALEGYSESLRLEVKPFGIDVALVEPGSYETNIWTSGRVVTERSLQEDSPYYSYMESIEKELKNGKDSLGNPKEVADLITALANKGSLKALRYPVGKGVKALVKAKALMPWSTLETIILKKLKQL; this is encoded by the coding sequence ATGGTAAAAGGTAGAGTAGCTGTTGTAACCGGAGCATCAGGTGGGTTTGGTTCTTTGACTACAATGAATTTGGCTAAACAGGGATATGTCGTCCTTGCTGCCATGAGAAATATGGAAAAAGTGTCTGTATTCGATTCTTATCAAAATGAGAAATGGTACAAACAAATAATCCCCGTTCCTTTAGATGTAGCGAAAGAAGAATCGATCCGTGACTTTAAGTATTATATAGAGAAGGTAGGACGATGTGATGTTCTGGTGAATAACGCTGGATATGCACTTGGGGGCTTTAGTGAGGAAATCAAAATCGAAGAATACAGAGATCAGTTCGAGACAAATGTATTTGGAGTCATGGGTATTACCCAAGCGGTCCTTCCAACTATGAGGCGACAAGGATTCGGAAAAATCATCAATGTTAGTAGCATCAGTGGCGTGTTTGGATTCCCAGGCCTATCACCTTATGTCTCCTCTAAATATGCACTAGAAGGCTATAGTGAAAGTTTGCGCCTTGAAGTAAAGCCATTTGGGATTGATGTTGCTTTAGTAGAGCCTGGATCTTATGAGACAAACATCTGGACCTCAGGACGTGTCGTAACTGAACGTTCCCTTCAAGAGGATTCTCCTTATTACTCCTACATGGAAAGCATTGAAAAAGAGTTAAAAAATGGAAAAGACTCCCTCGGTAATCCAAAGGAAGTAGCAGATCTTATCACCGCTCTCGCCAACAAAGGTTCTCTTAAAGCGTTACGTTACCCAGTAGGAAAAGGGGTAAAGGCTCTAGTGAAGGCAAAAGCACTGATGCCTTGGAGTACATTAGAAACGATCATTCTAAAAAAGTTAAAGCAACTTTAA
- a CDS encoding zinc-binding dehydrogenase, whose amino-acid sequence MKALLLEGKNQWQDMKVGEIDTPVPQKGEILVRNKAAGLNPVDYKTATNGLPAWEYPHVLGVDAAGIVEEVGEGVTTVQKGDRVVYHGNMSKKGTFAEYTVTPAHTVSILPETISFENGAAVPCAGYTAYQALFRKMHIQPGQTILIHAGAGGVGGFAIQLAKQAGLTVITTASASNHALVKSLGADYAIDYKQDDFVEKTLEITNGKGVHAVLDTVGRENATKSLDTIQFNGQIAFIAGPPDISSALDFTKSFSFHQIALGGAHLVDNVEEQQDLALMGQEMFQLIEEGSISTLLEKVVSLKEVPQALVDLSERHVTGKIVAKI is encoded by the coding sequence ATGAAAGCATTGCTGTTAGAAGGTAAAAATCAATGGCAAGATATGAAAGTAGGCGAGATCGATACGCCTGTTCCTCAAAAAGGGGAAATCCTTGTTCGAAATAAAGCGGCTGGCCTAAACCCAGTTGATTATAAAACGGCCACAAATGGCCTTCCTGCTTGGGAGTATCCTCATGTTCTTGGTGTGGATGCAGCTGGGATTGTAGAAGAAGTCGGTGAAGGTGTCACAACGGTACAAAAGGGAGATCGGGTCGTCTATCACGGCAACATGTCGAAAAAAGGTACGTTTGCGGAGTATACGGTGACACCTGCACACACGGTTTCTATTCTTCCGGAAACTATTTCGTTTGAAAACGGAGCAGCTGTCCCATGTGCAGGTTACACAGCGTATCAAGCCCTGTTCCGTAAAATGCACATCCAACCAGGTCAGACGATTTTAATCCATGCTGGTGCAGGTGGTGTAGGCGGATTTGCCATCCAACTTGCGAAACAAGCTGGTCTCACCGTCATCACTACAGCTTCTGCTTCTAACCATGCGCTTGTAAAATCACTTGGAGCAGATTATGCGATCGATTATAAACAAGACGATTTCGTTGAAAAAACGTTAGAAATCACAAATGGCAAGGGAGTCCACGCTGTACTCGACACCGTTGGCCGAGAGAACGCAACAAAATCGCTTGATACGATTCAATTTAACGGACAAATAGCCTTTATTGCAGGTCCTCCTGATATCTCAAGTGCATTAGATTTCACAAAATCATTTTCCTTCCATCAAATTGCCTTAGGTGGTGCTCATCTGGTAGATAATGTGGAGGAACAACAAGATCTTGCTTTAATGGGGCAAGAAATGTTCCAACTGATTGAAGAAGGATCCATTTCAACGTTACTTGAGAAAGTGGTTTCTCTTAAAGAGGTTCCACAAGCATTAGTAGACCTATCTGAACGTCATGTAACAGGTAAGATTGTCGCAAAGATTTAA